A genomic window from Salvia hispanica cultivar TCC Black 2014 chromosome 5, UniMelb_Shisp_WGS_1.0, whole genome shotgun sequence includes:
- the LOC125187462 gene encoding uncharacterized protein LOC125187462 produces the protein MKLRVVSRKIYDYVRKDLKEIAFPSSLPDPPHIKKRQKLTWKERYLVLKEASRLYAASWVRDIGPELRPNEYKQKLENENILNGEKGTSKEKEPSTLEDLAVAARGGMETLRPALQRVYMTRASAYRDALKSFIEGYQEGIQQVMEKKEDSKNQQESHPPKG, from the exons ATGAAGCTGAGAGTGGTCTCCAGGAAGATTTATGACTATGTTCGAAAAGATCTGAAGGAGATAGCATTTCCATCGTCGTTGCCTGATCCGCCCCACATCAAAAAGCGCCAAAAGCTTACTTGGAAGGAGCGATACCTT GTGTTGAAGGAAGCATCTAGACTGTATGCTGCAAGCTGGGTCAGGGATATTGGTCCAGAACTCAGGCCAAATGAATACAAACAGAAACTGGAGAATGAAAATATCCTCAATGGTGAAAAAGGGACGTCGAAAGAGAAGGAACCGTCAACTCTAGAGGATCTTG CTGTGGCTGCAAGAGGAGGAATGGAGACGTTAAGACCTGCTCTGCAACGAGTTTACATGACCAGAGCTTCTGCTTATAGAGATGCACTTAAAAGTTTTATCGAGGGTTATCAAGAGGGTATACAACAAGTtatggagaagaaggaagaTTCTAAAAATCAACAAGAATCCCACCCTCCCAAAGGATAG
- the LOC125191226 gene encoding protein COP1 SUPPRESSOR 2 isoform X1 has protein sequence MKAKNFRKRRIEVEDEDQDQDQEKSLALSLEEVKFLQKQREKKSGMPALPTVPSAAAATNSSAAALTRTVSDKNEGEIEKDDLVLQDTFAQETAVMVEDPNMLRYVEQELAKKRGKNIDAENQVENEVQRAEDELYKIPEHLKVKKLNSEEQSTQWTTGIAEIQLPIEYKLRNIEETEAAKKLLQERRHVGRPKADSSIPASFSADFFQRGKDYAEKLRKDHPEVHKDKGAQETGVEARNQDSVADGAGRRQAATDELMLDRFRKRERQRMTRR, from the exons ATGAAGGCAAAGAACTTTCGTAAAAGAAGAATTGAGGTGGAAGACGAGGATCAGGACCAAGACCAGGAAAAGAG TTTGGCTTTGTCGTTAGAGGAGGTGAAGTTTCTTCAGAAACAGAGGGAGAAGAAGTCGGGGATGCCCGCCCTACCGACTGTGCCGTCTGCGGCTGCCGCAACTAACAGTAGTGCGGCTGCTTTGACTCGCACTGTTAGTGATAAGAATGAAGGCGAGATTGAGAAGGACGACTTAGTTTTGCAAGACACCTTTGCCCAAGAAACTGCTGTCATGGTGGAGGACCCTAATAT GTTGAGATATGTAGAACAAGAACTGGCAAAGAAAAGAGGCAAGAATATTGATGCAGAAAACCAAGTCGAGAATGAAGTTCAGCGTGCAGAGGATGAGCTGTATAAAATTCCTGAGCATCTGAAA GTGAAGAAGCTAAACTCAGAAGAGCAGTCTACTCAGTGGACAACAGGGATTGCCGAAATTCAGCTTCCCATAGA ATACAAACTAAGAAATATTGAGGAAACAGAGGCTGCAAAAAAGCTCTTACAGGAGAGGAGGCATGTGGGTCGTCCAAAAGCAGACTCCAGCATTCCTGCAAGTTTCAGTGCTGACTTTTTCCAGCGTGGCAAGGACTATGCGGAGAAACTTAGGAAAG aCCATCCAGAGGTTCACAAGGACAAGGGAGCACAGGAAACTGGTGTGGAGGCTAGAAATCAAGATTCAGTTGCAGATGGTGCTGGTCGAAGGCAAGCTGCCACAGATGAGCTCATGCTGGACCGCTTCCGCAAACGAGAAAGACAACGGATGACTCGAAGATAG
- the LOC125189775 gene encoding pollen receptor-like kinase 4, giving the protein MVVVAFSLPLHVALAENAADSLMRFKTALTNTDRSLANWNPSTNPCIGKWAGVLCYNGYVWALQLDNMGLQGQIDVDSLAELSYLRTLSFINNNFQGSMPNWRKLGILMSLYLSDNHFSGQIANDAFEGMESLKKVYLSDNSFTGPIPGSLASPRMVEVGLDNNHFSGAIPAIHSQNLQVFNVSNNDLQGPVPPSLLKLDPSSFTGNKALCGGPNGPSCNLPKPPPDLEPILHHRPSPPPGLRKKSSVSPAIIAIIILSIMLILLLLLLLLLLCRWILFEDDDDGDDVVKPQQKDMMSPLPVGALSISIDGRGEQQRQRQQQASKLSFVKEDRQKFDLQDLMRASAEVLGSGSFGSSYKAVLVDGDAVVVKRFKQMNNITKEDFHEHMKRLGRLKHPNLLPLVAYLYRREEKLVVLDFVQNNSLAKHLHDDGKRPKEWPKPLSWESRLKAIKGVARGLAYLHAELPSLNAPHGHLKSSNVMLDRNYNALLMDYTLSPIVNPSQISQALVVYRCPEYAQTGRIGRKSDVWCLGILILETLTGKPVDKYMGADLLKWVKGIVEEAEGRGAMVFDKSMETSKRSQLEINMLLQIGIACCQEDLDKRLGLEEAVTRIEQLQE; this is encoded by the exons ATGGTGGTGGTTGCATTCTCGTTGCCACTGCACGTGGCGTTGGCCGAAAATGCAGCGGACTCTCTGATGAGATTCAAAACCGCCCTAACGAATACTGATCGGTCGCTAGCAAATTGGAATCCGTCGACGAATCCATGCATAGGCAAGTGGGCAGGCGTACTCTGTTACAACGGGTACGTGTGGGCGCTGCAGCTCGATAACATGGGCCTGCAAGGTCAGATCGACGTGGACTCCCTGGCCGAGCTGTCTTACCTGCGCACGCTCAGCTTCATCAACAATAACTTCCAGGGCTCCATGCCCAACTGGCGCAAACTGGGCATCCTCATGTCCCTGTATTTGTCGGACAACCACTTCTCCGGCCAGATCGCTAATGATGCTTTTGAAGGCATGGAGTCGTTGAAGAAGGTATATCTCTCCGACAATAGTTTCACTGGCCCCATCCCTGGGTCTCTGGCGTCACCTAGGATGGTTGAGGTCGGCCTCGACAACAACCACTTCTCCGGGGCTATACCTGCTATCCACTCGCAAAACCTTCAGGTCTTCAACGTCTCCAACAATGACCTGCAGGGTCCCGTCCCTCCATCTCTCCTCAAATTGGATCCATCCTCCTTCACAG GCAACAAAGCCTTGTGCGGGGGGCCCAACGGACCGTCCTGCAACCTTCCGAAGCCCCCTCCGGATCTGGAGCCGATTCTTCACCATcgtccttctcctcctcctggTTTGCGTAAAAAATCATCTGTTTCTCCGGCAATAATAGCCATAATCATACTCAGCATCATGCTGATTTTGCTTCTCCTCCTGCTGCTGCTTCTGCTCTGCCGGTGGATACTCTTCGAAGATGATGACGATGGCGATGATGTTGTAAAGCCGCAACAGAAGGATATGATGAGTCCTCTGCCGGTAGGGGCACTGTCTATATCAATAGACGGGAGAGGCGAGCAGCAGAGGCAGAGGCAGC AACAAGCGAGCAAGCTCTCCTTTGTTAAGGAGGACAGACAAAAGTTCGACCTGCAGGACCTGATGAGAGCATCCGCAGAAGTGCTAGGATCCGGAAGCTTCGGGTCATCGTACAAAGCAGTGCTGGTGGACGGGGACGCAGTGGTTGTCAAGAGATTCAAGCAAATGAACAACATAACCAAGGAAGACTTCCACGAACACATGAAAAGACTTGGCAGACTCAAACACCCCAACCTGTTGCCCTTAGTAGCATACTTATACCGCAGAGAAGAGAAGCTAGTCGTTTTGGACTTCGTCCAAAATAACAGCTTGGCGAAGCACCTCCACGACGATGGAAAACGGCCTAAGGAGTGGCCGAAGCCACTCAGCTGGGAAAGCCGCTTAAAAGCTATTAAAGGAGTAGCGAGAGGGCTGGCTTATCTCCACGCAGAGCTGCCAAGCCTAAACGCCCCTCACGGCCACTTGAAGTCATCCAACGTCATGCTAGATAGAAACTACAATGCGCTGCTCATGGACTACACGCTCAGCCCCATCGTCAACCCCAGCCAGATCAGCCAAGCGCTCGTGGTGTACAGATGCCCTGAATACGCCCAAACCGGCCGGATTGGCAGGAAATCCGACGTATGGTGCTTGGGGATTTTGATACTGGAGACGCTGACGGGGAAGCCGGTTGACAAGTACATGGGTGCAGACTTATTGAAATGGGTGAAAGGTATCGTAGAGGAAGCGGAAGGGAGAGGTGCAATGGTGTTTGACAAGAGTATGGAGACGAGTAAGCGGTCACAGCTGGAGATAAACATGCTTTTGCAGATAGGGATAGCATGTTGCCAAGAGGACCTGGACAAGAGGTTAGGTTTGGAGGAGGCAGTCACAAGAATTGAGCAACTGCAAGAGTAA
- the LOC125191390 gene encoding uncharacterized protein LOC125191390, whose translation MDRDLKVAFHFLLLLSIMFEVGDGDKEIDADINIIDAAKRLFSSPPSCLLPTNLDFRTAGSRGNEEATASLKDAVLKSFQQSTSTVEDTAKSVATTLKHKLNTI comes from the exons ATGGATAGAGATTTGAAAGTGGCATTCCATTTCCTCCTCCTTCTGTCAATCATGTTTGAAGTTGGAGATGGAGATAAGGAGATCGATGcagatataaatataatagacGCAGCAAAGCGTTTGTTCTCTTCTCCCCCTTCCTGTTTGCTCCCTACAAATTTAGA TTTCCGGACCGCCGGCAGCAGGGGAAATGAAGAGGCAACTGCCAGCCTTAAAGATGCAGTGCTGAAGAGCTTCCAACAGAGCACATCAACAGTCGAAGATACTGCCAAGTCTGTCGCCACAACCCTCAAACATAAGCTCAATACTATCTGA
- the LOC125189776 gene encoding glutathione S-transferase T3-like, whose product MTLYTSWLTVSYDPIVGNQQNKLCFWQKITELYNTDSKPRGSRPRTVKMLRAHWDRVDRDVKKFCAVYGGEAKHYQSGASEADILRAAMRVFRDDVKKDFKHIDVWQQKRRSVGWRCPVLELETYEAHGGWLLV is encoded by the coding sequence ATGACTCTATACACCTCTTGGCTCACCGTCTCGTACGATCCCAtcgtcgggaatcaacaaaacaaattgtGCTTTTGGCAGAAGATCACCGAGCTTTACAACACAGATTCAAAGCCGAGGGGGAGTCGCCCCCGCACCGTGAAGATGCTCCGCGCTCATTGGGACCGGGTTGACAGAGATGTCAAAAAGTTTTGCGCGGTCTACGGGGGTGAAGCGAAGCATTACCAAAGCGGAGCCAGCGAAGCCGACATTCTGCGAGCGGCGATGCGCGTCTTTAGAGACGACGTCAAAAAAGATTTCAAACATATCGATGTTTGGCAGCAGAAACGAAGATCGGTGGGCTGGCGGTGTCCAGTCCTCGAGCTCGAAACGTACGAAGCACACGGGGGGTGGCTACTCGTCTAG
- the LOC125191224 gene encoding HEAT repeat-containing protein 6-like — MSSSAVRSWRTAFLTLRDENSASPPCATVIRLLEKLILSPSDSLVAAAPQLPPHELTSDLILLLELARDLSYYQQGIEDVTQTFVKLSALIHEISHSSFLEMNSTMWGLVLDSFKRIVQVFFGNVETERVIIRNVALIKPTKNCLESLRLLFSLYQTAASLSENGQLLNFVLEVVACFQGDSKHSTYFSDNYSVSRGVCEVLTVAFAMIGETYSRVGASLPVEIWKSTIVVLRKVMDILASKGLLMEDNTVATFYVELLQCLHLVLAEPRGYLAEHVAGFVASLRIFFRYGLVNKPSVMNQPTNYLKGVGSKSQNMPFEVSNQSKSGPYRPPHLRKKGAGNQQRKHEESLVSSGHEFISSDSDCSDSDGSVMDNSKAYLVKARLAAIICVQDLCRADPKLFTAQWTMLLPSNDVLQHRNYDTTLMICFLSDPSLKVRIAAASTIMAMLDGPASVSLQVAEFKEHSKHGSFTTLSSSLGHILMQLHSGTLYLIKQETSNRLLALSFKILMLLIASTPYSRMPPELLARVISSLQSTIEKGFPYHNDRNSLLAAAIICLTRALSVPASMCVNNMLLGEISSGCLEGQTTGVLFTLFQYSERLSTPSISLEALQALKSLSHNYPNVMTLCWEQISFIIYGVLSTFPDESSRLWRGNVEQTAVSLKERVMTAAVKVLDESLRAISGFKGTEDLSTDKSLDSPFTSDYVKTKAISSAPSYILETPVSTIDGSQTCILANERWLEATIKHMPLIINHSSAMVRAASVTCFAGMTSPVFISLPEDKQEYITVSSINAALYDEVPSVRSAACRAIGVIGCFPQIYHSAEVLEKFILAAERNAHDSLVSVRITASWALANICDSLSHCLDELYDGRSSIGSTKCFEYTTLLVDSALRLVRDNDKVKANAVRGLGNLARSIQFIKQLPCNGDPPYSMHSKIEYHGRKGFKDHVKERSQSVQSSPGSFDWLDQMVQAFLSCVTTGNVKVQWNVCHALSNLFLNKSLKLQDMDWTSSVFSILLLLLRDSSNFKIRIQAAAALAAPETINDYGKSYYDVVKSVEHVVENFKSDQIAEPSNFKYRIALEKQLTSTMLHLLALASRCDQRAVQDLLVKKASFLEVWIENLYSSVGDTSNSLDEAKHASMDQKRDVIYRTIQSLIKVYESNNHHLLAQSLHGRGSLNKGLKKVLACPNMKISIGFGYESYWTGRVHQN, encoded by the exons ATGTCTTCGTCGGCGGTGAGGTCATGGAGAACGGCGTTTCTGACCCTGAGGGATGAAAACTCGGCTTCGCCACCGTGCGCCACCGTCATTCGCCTCCttgaaaaactaattttgtCCCCATCCGACTCTCTCGTTGCTGCTGCGCCGCAGTTGCCACCTCACGAG CTAACATCCGACTTGATTCTATTATTGGAGTTGGCTCGCGACCTCTCTTATTATCAACAAGGAATTGAAGATGTTACTCAGACCTTCGTTAAATTATCTGCATTG ATCCATGAAATCAGTCATTCCTCTTTTCTGGAAATGAATTCTACTATGTGGGGCCTTGTGCTTGACTCTTTCAAGAGGATAGTGCAGGTTTTCTTTGGCAATGTTGAAACAGAGAGAGTAATCATCAGAAATGTTGCTCTAATCAAACCCACCAAGAATTGCTTAGAAAGTTTAAG GttactttttagtttatatcaGACAGCTGCTTCACTATCTGAAAACGGGCAACTGCTGAATTTTGTTCTTGAAGTGGTTGCGTGTTTTCAAGGGGACTCAAAGCATTCTACATATTTTAGTGACAATTATTCAGTATCTAGAGGAGTGTGTGAAGTCCTTACAGTTGCATTTGCCATGATTGGTGAAACATACTCAAGAGTAGGTGCTTCTTTGCCAGTTGAAATCTGGAAGTCAACGATTGTG gTCCTTAGAAAAGTTATGGACATCTTGGCTTCTAAGGGTCTTTTGATGGAGGATAATACCGTTGCCAC GTTTTATGTTGAGCTTCTCCAATGTTTGCACTTAGTTCTTGCAGAGCCTAGAGGATATCTTGCAGAACAT GTGGCTGGATTTGTAGCATCATTGAGAATCTTTTTCCGCTATGGCCTTGTAAACAAGCCATCAGTTATGAATCAACCAACTAATTACTTGAAGGGAGTAGGATCGAAAAGCCAAAACATGCCATTTGAAGtatcaaatcaatcaaaaagtGGCCCATATAGGCCTCCACACTTACGAAAAAAGGGTGCGGGAAATCAACAGCGTAAACATGAGGAAAGTCTAGTTTCTTCAGGACATGAATTTATTTCATCAGATTCAGATTGCAGTGATAGTGATGGATCAGTAATGGATAACAGCAAAGCATATTTAGTTAAGGCTAGATTAGCTGCAATTATTTGTGTTCAG GATCTCTGCCGAGCTGATCCCAAATTGTTTACAGCTCAGTGGACAATGCTTTTGCCATCCAATGATGTGCTACAACACAG GAATTACGACACTACTCTGATGATTTGCTTTCTTTCTGACCCTTCATTAAAG GTCCGGATTGCAGCTGCTTCTACTATTATGGCAATGTTGGATGGGCCTGCTTCTGTTTCCTTACAGGTAGCAGAATTTAAGGAGCACTCAAAACATGGGTCGTTTACTACACTTTCTAGCTCTCTTGGGCATATCTTGATGCAACTTCATTCAG GTACATTGTATTTAATCAAACAAGAAACAAGCAATAGATTGCTGGCATTGtcatttaaaatcctaatgcTTTTGATAGCATCTACACC ATATTCAAGAATGCCTCCTGAGCTTCTCGCTAGGGTTATCTCTTCACTCCAGTCAACAATTGAAAAAGGCTTTCCATATCATAATGATCGGAATAGTTTGCTG gCTGCAGCAATTATTTGCTTAACCAGAGCTCTTTCTGTGCCTGCCTCAATGTGTGTCAACAATATGCTGCTGGGAGAAATTTCATCAG GATGTCTTGAAGGTCAGACTACTGGAGTACTGTTTACCTTGTTTCAATATTCTGAACGATTATCAACCCCGTCAATAAGCTTAGAAGCACTTCAG GCTCTTAAATCTTTGTCCCATAATTATCCAAATGTAATGACCTTATGCTGGGAACAAATttcctttatcatttatggagtattaagcACATTCCCTGATGAGTCTTCAAGACTATGGAGAGGTAATGTTGAGCAGACTGCTGTATCATTAAAGGAGAGAGTCATGACTGCTGCTGTCAAG GTTTTGGATGAAAGTCTTCGGGCTATTTCTGGCTTTAAAGGAACTGAAGATCTTTCAACTGATAAATCTCTTGATAGTCCGTTTACATCTGACTATGTGAAAACAAAGGCAATCTCATCAGCGCCATCATACATTTTAGAGACCCCTGTTTCAACTATTGATGGTTCTCAAACATGCATCTTAGCAAATGAGAGGTGGTTGGAAGCAACAATCAAGCATATGCCTCTTATTATTAATCATTCTTCTGCGATG gTAAGAGCTGCATCAGTGACCTGTTTTGCTGGAATGACTTCTCCTGTTTTCATTTCCCTTCCAGAGGACAAACAGGAATACATAACTGTATCTTCA ATTAATGCTGCTCTATATGATGAGGTTCCTTCAGTTAGGTCTGCTGCTTGCCGAGCCATTGGTGTTATTGGATGTTTCCCACAAATATATCATAG TGCGGAAGTTCTGGAAAAGTTCATCCTGGCAGCAGAGCGTAATGCACATGATTCGCTGGTTTCT GTTCGTATTACAGCTTCATGGGCATTAGCAAACATATGTGATTCTCTTAGTCATTGCTTAGATGAACTATATGATGGAAGAAGTTCAATTG GATCTACAAAATGTTTTGAATACACAACACTGCTAGTAGACAGTGCATTGCGGCTGGTCAGGGACAATGACAAG GTCAAAGCAAATGCTGTTAGGGGTTTAGGGAATCTTGCAAGATCCATCCAATTCATAAAACAATTACCTTGTAATGGTGATCCACCGTATTCAATGCATTCTAAAATTGAATACCACGGCAGAAAAGGATTCAAGGATCATGTGAAAGAAAGGTCACAATCTGTTCAAAGTTCCCCTGGGAGTTTCGATTGGCTTGATCAGATGGTGCAGGCTTTTCTTTCTTGTGTCACAACTGGAAACGTTAAG GTTCAATGGAACGTGTGTCATGCATTGAGCAATTTATTTCTGAACAAATCTTTAAAGCTGCAAGACATGGATTG GACCTCATCTGTATTTAGTATCCTTCTGTTGCTACTTCGGgattcttcaaattttaagataaGGATACAAGCTGCTGCTGCCTTGGCTGCACCAGAAACTATAAATG ATTATGGAAAATCATATTATGATGTTGTTAAAAGTGTGGAGCATGTTGTTGAGAACTTTAAATCAGATCAGATTGCAGAACCTTCTAACTTCAAATACCGGATTGCCCTGGAAAAGCAG TTGACATCAACTATGCTGCATCTTCTGGCTCTTGCTTCCAGATGTGATCAACGAGCTGTACAAGATTTACTTGTCAAA AAAGCATCATTCCTTGAGGTTTGGATTGAGAACCTGTACTCATCTGTTGGGGATACAAGTAATTCACTTGATGAGGCAAAGCATGCGTCTATGGACCAAAAGAGGGATGTTATATACAGAACAATTCAGTCACTGATTAAAGTGTATGAGAGCAACAATCACCATCTCCTTGCCCAAag TTTACATGGGAGGGGGAGTCTGAACAAGGGTTTGAAGAAAGTGTTGGCATGTCCTAATATGAAAATATCCATCGGCTTTGGATATGAAAGCTACTGGACTGGAAGAGTGCACCAAAACTAG
- the LOC125191226 gene encoding protein COP1 SUPPRESSOR 2 isoform X2 yields MPALPTVPSAAAATNSSAAALTRTVSDKNEGEIEKDDLVLQDTFAQETAVMVEDPNMLRYVEQELAKKRGKNIDAENQVENEVQRAEDELYKIPEHLKVKKLNSEEQSTQWTTGIAEIQLPIEYKLRNIEETEAAKKLLQERRHVGRPKADSSIPASFSADFFQRGKDYAEKLRKDHPEVHKDKGAQETGVEARNQDSVADGAGRRQAATDELMLDRFRKRERQRMTRR; encoded by the exons ATGCCCGCCCTACCGACTGTGCCGTCTGCGGCTGCCGCAACTAACAGTAGTGCGGCTGCTTTGACTCGCACTGTTAGTGATAAGAATGAAGGCGAGATTGAGAAGGACGACTTAGTTTTGCAAGACACCTTTGCCCAAGAAACTGCTGTCATGGTGGAGGACCCTAATAT GTTGAGATATGTAGAACAAGAACTGGCAAAGAAAAGAGGCAAGAATATTGATGCAGAAAACCAAGTCGAGAATGAAGTTCAGCGTGCAGAGGATGAGCTGTATAAAATTCCTGAGCATCTGAAA GTGAAGAAGCTAAACTCAGAAGAGCAGTCTACTCAGTGGACAACAGGGATTGCCGAAATTCAGCTTCCCATAGA ATACAAACTAAGAAATATTGAGGAAACAGAGGCTGCAAAAAAGCTCTTACAGGAGAGGAGGCATGTGGGTCGTCCAAAAGCAGACTCCAGCATTCCTGCAAGTTTCAGTGCTGACTTTTTCCAGCGTGGCAAGGACTATGCGGAGAAACTTAGGAAAG aCCATCCAGAGGTTCACAAGGACAAGGGAGCACAGGAAACTGGTGTGGAGGCTAGAAATCAAGATTCAGTTGCAGATGGTGCTGGTCGAAGGCAAGCTGCCACAGATGAGCTCATGCTGGACCGCTTCCGCAAACGAGAAAGACAACGGATGACTCGAAGATAG
- the LOC125191225 gene encoding probable receptor-like protein kinase At1g80640 isoform X2 — MRGGMQSNHKLVIAVIAGSTAIVAAAIILCVFYIYYYRRKSHRQNMYRLSCFESDKTSGGSCGALMMDFKKIESATDNFRETNILGAGGFGCVYQGHLQPANISIAVKKLSNAEAITQFQTEVELLSKIEHPNIITLLGYCIHAETRLLVYQLMHNGSLETQLHGPSKGSALTWHLRLKIALDVARGLEYLHKHCRPPIIHRDLKSSNILLDSNFNAKLSDFGLAILDGSQKKSQLKLSGTLGYVAPEYLLDVVLLELLLGRKPMEKPAPPHTQSTVSWAMPQLTDRTKLPNIVDPVIANSMDMKHLYQVAAVALLCIQPEPSYRPLIADILLSLVPLVPVELGGTLRDEKSLKPTTYVHA; from the exons ATGCGAGGAGGAATGCAGTCGAATCATAAGCTGGTGATAGCAGTTATTGCTGGTTCAACTGCGATTGTAGCTGCTGCCATCATTTTGTGCGTTTTCTATATCTACTACTACCGGAGGAAATCCCACCGCCAAAATATGTATCGATTGAG TTGTTTTGAATCGGATAAGACGAGTGGTGGTAGTTGCGGAGCTCTGATGATGGATTTTAAGAAGATAGAATCAGCCACTGATAATTTTAGAGAGACTAACATTTTGGGTGCTGGTGGCTTCGGATGCGTCTACCAAGGCCACCTCCAGCCTGCTAACATTTCTATTGCTGTTAAGAAGCTTTCCAATGCAGAAGCCATAACTCAATTTCAg ACTGAAGTAGAGTTGCTGAGTAAAATTGAGCATCCAAATATAATTACTTTATTGGGATACTGCATTCATGCTGAAACAAGGCTTCTTGTGTATCAACTTATGCACAATGGATCTCTGGAAACTCAATTACATG GACCTTCTAAGGGTTCAGCATTGACATGGCATTTACGCCTCAAGATTGCCCTTGATGTTGCAag AGGATTAGAGTATTTGCATAAGCACTGCCGTCCCCCAATAATTCATCGGGATCTCAAGTCGTCTAATATTCTTCTGGATTCCAACTTCAATGCCAAG CTTTCGGATTTCGGGCTTGCTATATTGGACGGTAGTCAGAAGAAAAGCCAACTCAAGCTTTCAGGAACGCTGGGTTATGTAGCTCCTGAATACCTATTAGATG TGGTGCTGCTTGAGCTTCTATTGGGAAGAAAACCTATGGAGAAACCGGCACCACCACACACCCAGTCTACAGTCTCATGG GCCATGCCTCAGCTCACAGACAGAACCAAACTTCCCAACATTGTGGATCCTGTGATTGCAAACTCAATGGATATGAAGCACTTGTACCAG GTTGCTGCTGTGGCATTGCTATGCATACAACCGGAACCAAGCTATCGGCCGTTGATTGCAGATATTTTGCTTTCTCTTGTGCCCCTTGTCCCTGTTGAGCTTGGTGGGACGCTTAGAGATGAAAAATCTCTTAAACCTACTACATATGTACATGCGTAG
- the LOC125191225 gene encoding probable receptor-like protein kinase At1g80640 isoform X1, protein MRGGMQSNHKLVIAVIAGSTAIVAAAIILCVFYIYYYRRKSHRQNMYRLSCFESDKTSGGSCGALMMDFKKIESATDNFRETNILGAGGFGCVYQGHLQPANISIAVKKLSNAEAITQFQTEVELLSKIEHPNIITLLGYCIHAETRLLVYQLMHNGSLETQLHGPSKGSALTWHLRLKIALDVARGLEYLHKHCRPPIIHRDLKSSNILLDSNFNAKLSDFGLAILDGSQKKSQLKLSGTLGYVAPEYLLDGKLTDKSDVYGFGVVLLELLLGRKPMEKPAPPHTQSTVSWAMPQLTDRTKLPNIVDPVIANSMDMKHLYQVAAVALLCIQPEPSYRPLIADILLSLVPLVPVELGGTLRDEKSLKPTTYVHA, encoded by the exons ATGCGAGGAGGAATGCAGTCGAATCATAAGCTGGTGATAGCAGTTATTGCTGGTTCAACTGCGATTGTAGCTGCTGCCATCATTTTGTGCGTTTTCTATATCTACTACTACCGGAGGAAATCCCACCGCCAAAATATGTATCGATTGAG TTGTTTTGAATCGGATAAGACGAGTGGTGGTAGTTGCGGAGCTCTGATGATGGATTTTAAGAAGATAGAATCAGCCACTGATAATTTTAGAGAGACTAACATTTTGGGTGCTGGTGGCTTCGGATGCGTCTACCAAGGCCACCTCCAGCCTGCTAACATTTCTATTGCTGTTAAGAAGCTTTCCAATGCAGAAGCCATAACTCAATTTCAg ACTGAAGTAGAGTTGCTGAGTAAAATTGAGCATCCAAATATAATTACTTTATTGGGATACTGCATTCATGCTGAAACAAGGCTTCTTGTGTATCAACTTATGCACAATGGATCTCTGGAAACTCAATTACATG GACCTTCTAAGGGTTCAGCATTGACATGGCATTTACGCCTCAAGATTGCCCTTGATGTTGCAag AGGATTAGAGTATTTGCATAAGCACTGCCGTCCCCCAATAATTCATCGGGATCTCAAGTCGTCTAATATTCTTCTGGATTCCAACTTCAATGCCAAG CTTTCGGATTTCGGGCTTGCTATATTGGACGGTAGTCAGAAGAAAAGCCAACTCAAGCTTTCAGGAACGCTGGGTTATGTAGCTCCTGAATACCTATTAGATG GTAAGCTAACAGATAAAAGTGATGTGTATGGGTTTGGAGTGGTGCTGCTTGAGCTTCTATTGGGAAGAAAACCTATGGAGAAACCGGCACCACCACACACCCAGTCTACAGTCTCATGG GCCATGCCTCAGCTCACAGACAGAACCAAACTTCCCAACATTGTGGATCCTGTGATTGCAAACTCAATGGATATGAAGCACTTGTACCAG GTTGCTGCTGTGGCATTGCTATGCATACAACCGGAACCAAGCTATCGGCCGTTGATTGCAGATATTTTGCTTTCTCTTGTGCCCCTTGTCCCTGTTGAGCTTGGTGGGACGCTTAGAGATGAAAAATCTCTTAAACCTACTACATATGTACATGCGTAG